One genomic window of Polyangium aurulentum includes the following:
- a CDS encoding vWA domain-containing protein, whose translation MFVDFLYELRSRKVPVGTQEAIALARALSAGLHDSSLDGFYYVARALCVHSEAHLDDFDLAFAKHFRGVHVEAKAIADELLSWLRDPKKLRELSEEERAAIQALDLEEVLRQFEERLREQRERHDGGNRWIGTGGTSPFGRGGYHPSGIAVGGGSGSKSAIHAADARKYRSYRSDVTLDVRQIEVALRKLRAFAREGADRELDIEGTIDQTAKNAGELEVVTRPPRRPNTRVILMMDVGGSMDPYAHAVSQLFSAAKRATHWKELRTYYFHNCIYGKVYRTEGFRDPVRVQDLIHECGKHYKLVLVGDASMAPYELLGSAGYGEEAQTPGVAWLRILREHFERSVWMNPDPPSGWGHGTVQVIREVFPMYQLTLEGLGEAVQHLVRGRGKR comes from the coding sequence ATGTTCGTCGACTTCCTCTACGAGCTCAGGAGCCGCAAGGTGCCGGTCGGGACGCAGGAGGCGATCGCGCTCGCTCGTGCGCTCTCGGCGGGCCTGCACGACAGCTCCCTCGACGGCTTCTACTACGTGGCGCGGGCCCTGTGCGTGCACTCGGAGGCGCACCTCGACGACTTCGACCTCGCCTTCGCCAAGCACTTCCGCGGCGTGCACGTCGAGGCCAAGGCGATCGCGGACGAACTTTTGAGCTGGCTGCGCGATCCGAAAAAGCTGCGCGAGCTGTCGGAGGAGGAGCGCGCGGCGATCCAGGCGCTCGATCTCGAGGAAGTGCTGCGGCAGTTCGAGGAGCGGCTGCGCGAGCAGCGCGAGCGTCATGACGGAGGCAACCGCTGGATCGGCACGGGCGGGACGTCGCCCTTCGGCCGCGGCGGCTATCACCCGTCGGGGATCGCGGTGGGCGGCGGGTCGGGGAGCAAGAGCGCGATCCACGCGGCGGACGCGCGCAAGTACCGCTCGTACCGGAGCGACGTGACGCTCGACGTGCGGCAGATCGAGGTGGCGCTGCGCAAGCTGCGGGCGTTCGCGCGCGAGGGGGCCGATCGCGAGCTCGACATCGAGGGGACGATCGACCAGACGGCGAAGAACGCGGGCGAGCTCGAGGTGGTGACGCGACCGCCGCGCAGGCCGAACACGCGGGTCATCTTGATGATGGACGTCGGCGGTTCGATGGACCCGTACGCGCACGCCGTCTCGCAGCTCTTCAGCGCGGCCAAGCGCGCGACGCACTGGAAAGAGCTGCGGACCTACTACTTCCACAACTGCATCTACGGCAAGGTCTACAGGACCGAGGGCTTCCGCGATCCGGTGCGCGTGCAAGACCTCATCCACGAGTGCGGCAAGCACTACAAGCTCGTGCTCGTGGGCGACGCGTCGATGGCGCCCTACGAGCTGCTCGGCTCGGCGGGCTACGGCGAGGAGGCGCAGACACCGGGCGTCGCGTGGCTGCGCATCCTGCGCGAGCACTTCGAGCGCTCGGTGTGGATGAACCCCGATCCGCCGAGCGGCTGGGGTCACGGGACCGTGCAGGTGATCCGCGAGGTGTTCCCGATGTACCAGCTCACGCTGGAGGGCCTCGGCGAGGCGGTGCAGCACCTCGTGCGCGGGCGGGGGAAGCGGTAG